One region of Halohasta litchfieldiae genomic DNA includes:
- a CDS encoding DUF555 domain-containing protein, translating into MDCRVVVEAAVPVYDVETVDEAVRIAISKTGEMLNPDLNYVEIEMGTRTSPAGEELPPAFLAADEALVALELELIVFNVEQEEHASRIARKEIGQQLHNIPLKVLSTEIMPEDEDSESDE; encoded by the coding sequence ATGGACTGCCGAGTCGTCGTCGAGGCTGCGGTGCCCGTGTACGATGTCGAGACCGTGGACGAGGCTGTCCGGATCGCGATCTCGAAGACCGGAGAGATGCTGAATCCGGATCTCAACTACGTCGAGATCGAGATGGGAACGCGCACCTCGCCCGCCGGAGAGGAGCTACCGCCCGCCTTCCTCGCGGCTGACGAAGCACTGGTTGCCCTCGAACTCGAACTGATCGTCTTCAACGTCGAACAGGAAGAACACGCCAGCCGAATCGCCCGCAAGGAGATCGGCCAACAGTTGCACAACATTCCACTCAAGGTGTTGTCGACCGAAATCATGCCCGAAGACGAAGACAGCGAATCGGATGAATAG